A single genomic interval of Spinacia oleracea cultivar Varoflay chromosome 6, BTI_SOV_V1, whole genome shotgun sequence harbors:
- the LOC110797643 gene encoding uncharacterized protein, which produces MLKLLNKNLRLLYNRLRWSSRRHSNPKIVIKKFGKPAFNPFQVDPELNQYQHHNHHIGNNNDQIKLKPLNPNHAAVYPNTQMPATQKPIRIATFNAALFSMAPAVVPNSDEFSTFQKPPNHNNNNNNNFKAKSLNDRPKGILKQSPLHPISSKTNINNNNPTDSLTKQQKFAKSRLRVSINLPDNEISLGRSRRIGFLDEGKTSTRRLSSEKIDWLSNDSISDRGARFLRSNRAIVDVLRDLDADILALQDVKAEEEREMKPLSDLAAALGMNYVFAESWAPEYGNAVLSKWPIKNWKVQKIFDDTDFRNVLKTRIDVPEVGEVNFYCTHLDHLDENWRMKQINAIIETNHEPHILAGGLNSLEEFDYSQERWTDIVKYYEDIGKPTPKTEVMRYLKDKEYTDAKEFAGECESVVMIAKGQSVQGTCKYGTRLDYILASPALEYKFVPGSYAVLSSKGTSDHHIVKVDLLKINKEQSIQQIAATKKKQQQPNNKKRVVRITANNSSSKGIWSTDMR; this is translated from the exons ATGCTAAAACTCCTCAACAAAAACCTCCGCCTTCTCTACAACCGTCTCCGGTGGTCCTCCCGCCGTCACTCCAACCCCAAAATCGTCATCAAAAAATTCGGAAAACCCGCCTTTAATCCCTTCCAAGTCGACCCCGAACTCAACCAATATCAACATCATAATCATCATATTGGTAACAATAATGATCAAATTAAGTTAAAACCACTGAACCCAAACCACGCGGCTGTGTACCCGAACACTCAAATGCCCGCCACCCAAAAACCCATCCGAATTGCTACATTCAATGCTGCCCTCTTTTCAATGGCACCGGCAGTCGTACCAAATTCCGACGAATTTTCCACATTTCAAAAACCTCCTaatcacaacaacaacaacaacaacaacttcaAGGCGAAATCGTTAAACGATCGGCCCAAAGGCATCCTCAAGCAATCGCCTCTACACCCAATAAGTTCAAAAACTAACattaacaacaacaatcctaccGATTCTTTAACAAAGCAGCAGAAATTCGCAAAGTCGAGATTAAGGGTATCGATCAACCTACCGGATAATGAAATATCGCTCGGAAGAAGCCGAAGAATCGGGTTTCTCGACGAGGGGAAAACTTCCACAAGGCGGTTATCATCGGAGAAAATTGATTGGTTAAGTAATGATAGTATCAGTGACAGAGGAGCGAGGTTTCTGAGGAGTAATCGAGCGATTGTTGATGTGTTGAGAGACCTTGATGCGGATATACTAGCCTTACAAGATGTTAAAgcggaggaggagagagaaatgaagcCATTGTCGGATTTGGCAGCTGCTTTGGGGATGAATTATGTGTTTGCTGAGAGTTGGGCGCCTGAATATGGAAATGCTGTGCTTTCTAAATGGCCTATTAAGAACTGGAAAGTTCAGAAGATCTTTGATGATACTGATTTCAG GAATGTGCTGAAGACAAGAATTGATGTACCTGAAGTGGGTGAAGTGAATTTTTACTGCACACATCTTGATCATTTAGATGAAAATTGGAGAATGAAACAGATTAATGCAATCATTGAGACTAATCATGAACCTCATATTTTAGCTGGAGGTCTTAATTCCTTGGAAGAATTTGATTACTCTCAGGAAAGATGGACTGACATTGTCAAG TACTATGAAGATATTGGAAAGCCAACACCGAAAACAGAGGTGATGAGATACTTAAAGGACAAAGAATACACAGATGCTAAGGAGTTTGCAGGGGAATGTGAATCAGTAGTCATGATTGCCAAAGGCCAAA GTGTACAAGGTACATGTAAATATGGAACTAGGTTGGATTACATACTAGCATCCCCAGCCCTGGAATACAAATTTGTGCCCGGATCATACGCAGTTTTATCGTCCAAGGGAACATCAGATCATCACATAGTGAAGGTCGACTTATTGAAGATTAATAAGGAACAAAGTATTCAACAAATTGCCGCCACGAAAA